A window of Primulina huaijiensis isolate GDHJ02 chromosome 9, ASM1229523v2, whole genome shotgun sequence contains these coding sequences:
- the LOC140983886 gene encoding uncharacterized protein, with protein MAIATTVASTLQRIVNPIANAIQPPPEPQPRGIKYHYESLRRNRVPIFDGNPDPEVSRNWLKNVETQLHLLEIPEELRVEVVTSFLEDWARKWWETMSPSLFEIEQISWQIFRREFLKQYYPAEFRLQKLSEFENFKQTSDMTVMEYTSRFNDLETYVPTIMSDETLKTHRFKKGLNNHIQTALAVFKPKNFADLIGANERVN; from the coding sequence ATGGCAATAGCTACTACAGTAGCCTCCACACTGCAAAGAATCGTGAACCCGATTGCCAACGCTATCCAGCCGCCACCAGAACCACAACCACGAGGAATTAAGTATCATTATGAATCCCTTCGAAGGAACCGAGTCCCAATCTTTGATGGGAATCCTGATCCAGAAGTCAGTCGTAACTGGCTTAAGAATGTTGAAACTCAACTTCATTTGTTGGAAATACCTGAAGAGCTCAGAGTGGAGGTGGTGACATCGTTTTTGGAAGATTGGGCACGCAAGTGGTGGGAAACAATGTCACCATCATTGTTCGAGATTGAGCAGATCTCATGGCAAATCTTTCGAAGGGAATTTTTGAAGCAATATTACCCAGCAGAATTTCGTCTGCAAAAGTTGAGcgagtttgaaaattttaaacagaCATCAGATATGACAGTGATGGAATACACCTCAAGGTTCAATGATCTGGAAACCTATGTTCCAACTATCATGTCGGATGAGACCTTGAAAACGCATCGTTTCAAGAAAGGGCTGAACAACCATATTCAAACGGCATTGGCTGTTTTCAAACCAAAAAACTTTGCAGATTTAATAGGTGCCAATGAGCGCGTAAATTGA